A genomic segment from Bosea sp. OAE506 encodes:
- a CDS encoding PIN domain-containing protein, giving the protein MRPPSAILVVDANIVLSCALGLRGGDVLAVVARHRLLAISQRAVDEIDKVAMRLVEDGHPTALFAPKLVVDLKIVAETEYSRLIPEAAKTLMLAPASRNGSSADAHVLALGWLAEADIWSHDRDFAGTGWPSWSTANLRAALAREEL; this is encoded by the coding sequence GTGAGACCGCCTTCCGCCATATTGGTCGTCGATGCAAACATCGTCTTGAGTTGCGCGCTGGGGTTGCGCGGAGGGGATGTTCTCGCTGTCGTGGCCCGGCACCGCCTCTTGGCAATCTCCCAGCGCGCCGTGGACGAAATCGACAAGGTTGCGATGCGCCTGGTCGAAGACGGGCATCCGACCGCTTTGTTTGCTCCAAAGTTGGTTGTTGATTTGAAGATTGTCGCAGAGACGGAGTATTCACGCCTCATCCCCGAGGCCGCGAAGACGCTGATGCTGGCGCCCGCCTCCCGCAATGGGAGTTCGGCCGATGCCCATGTGTTGGCGCTCGGTTGGCTGGCGGAGGCTGACATCTGGTCTCACGATCGCGACTTCGCCGGAACAGGATGGCCATCCTGGTCTACCGCCAATCTAAGGGCCGCTTTGGCCCGCGAAGAGCTCTGA
- the nrdR gene encoding transcriptional regulator NrdR, giving the protein MRCPYCGSLDTQVKDSRPTDDSAAIRRRRVCPDCGGRFTTFERVQLRELTVVKRSGRRTVFDRDKLQTSIEVALRKRAVAPERIERMVNGIVRQLESSGEGEIASSAIGELVMEGLKALDDVAYVRFASVYKNFREARDFEAILGQLSSDEEAGEAVPPPPRADG; this is encoded by the coding sequence ATGCGCTGTCCCTATTGCGGCTCCCTCGACACGCAGGTGAAGGATTCGCGCCCGACCGACGATTCCGCCGCCATCCGCCGCCGCCGCGTCTGCCCCGATTGCGGCGGCCGCTTCACCACCTTCGAGCGGGTGCAACTGCGCGAGCTGACGGTGGTCAAGCGCTCGGGACGGCGCACGGTGTTCGACCGCGACAAGCTGCAGACGTCGATCGAGGTGGCGTTGCGCAAGCGCGCCGTCGCGCCTGAGCGCATCGAGCGCATGGTCAACGGCATCGTGCGTCAGCTCGAAAGCTCGGGGGAGGGCGAGATCGCCAGCTCGGCCATCGGCGAGCTGGTGATGGAGGGGCTGAAGGCGCTCGACGACGTCGCCTATGTCCGCTTCGCCTCGGTCTACAAGAATTTCCGCGAGGCCCGCGATTTCGAGGCGATCCTCGGCCAGCTCAGCAGTGACGAGGAGGCGGGCGAGGCCGTCCCGCCGCCGCCCCGGGCCGATGGCTGA
- a CDS encoding riboflavin synthase: protein MFTGIVTAIGTVVESERKGPSLKRLAIACPYEADGIEIGASIACGGVCLTVTALRPRTDGEPGCIFQVEAAAETLAKTLVGQWEVGSAINLERSLKVGDELGGHLVTGHVDGVGQILTIEPIAPDPDEPWGATARFHIRAPQGLPRFIAAKGSICLDGTSLTVNTVADDVFTVLLIPHSFAVTTWGQRKAGDPVHVEVDLMARYAARLAEARAEV from the coding sequence ATGTTCACCGGCATCGTTACCGCCATCGGCACCGTCGTCGAGAGCGAGCGCAAGGGCCCGAGCCTGAAGCGGCTGGCCATTGCCTGCCCCTATGAGGCGGATGGCATCGAGATCGGCGCCTCGATCGCCTGCGGCGGCGTTTGCCTGACGGTGACGGCCCTGCGGCCCCGCACGGATGGCGAGCCCGGCTGCATCTTCCAGGTCGAGGCGGCCGCCGAGACGCTGGCCAAGACGCTGGTCGGCCAATGGGAGGTCGGCAGCGCGATCAATCTCGAGCGCTCGCTCAAGGTCGGGGACGAACTCGGCGGCCATCTCGTCACCGGCCATGTCGATGGCGTCGGCCAGATCCTGACGATCGAGCCGATCGCGCCTGATCCCGACGAGCCCTGGGGCGCGACCGCGCGCTTCCATATCCGGGCGCCGCAGGGACTGCCGCGCTTCATCGCGGCGAAAGGCTCGATCTGCCTCGACGGCACCTCGCTGACGGTCAACACCGTCGCGGACGACGTCTTCACCGTGCTGCTGATCCCGCACTCCTTCGCGGTCACCACCTGGGGGCAGCGCAAGGCGGGCGATCCCGTCCATGTCGAGGTCGATCTGATGGCGCGCTATGCCGCGCGGCTTGCGGAGGCGCGTGCGGAGGTCTAA
- the nusB gene encoding transcription antitermination factor NusB, with protein MSRPESGRPESNRAEMRRGARLSVVQALYEMEIGGRGVVEAMAEFEAFWIGKLVEDIELPKAEIAFFRDLLGGVVREQRLVDRSVDEALASGWPLKRIEAVVRAIFRAGAYELAFRKDVPARAVISEYVAVARAFYEGEEIGMVNAVLDKLARDFRSDEFDAPAA; from the coding sequence ATGAGCCGTCCGGAATCGGGCCGGCCGGAATCCAACCGGGCCGAGATGCGCCGCGGCGCGCGGCTCTCGGTCGTGCAGGCGCTCTATGAGATGGAGATCGGCGGGCGCGGCGTGGTCGAGGCCATGGCCGAGTTCGAGGCGTTCTGGATCGGCAAGCTGGTCGAGGACATCGAGCTGCCCAAGGCGGAGATTGCGTTCTTCCGAGACCTCCTCGGCGGCGTCGTGCGCGAACAGCGCCTGGTCGACCGCTCGGTGGACGAGGCCCTCGCCTCCGGCTGGCCGCTGAAGCGGATCGAGGCCGTCGTGCGCGCCATCTTCCGGGCAGGCGCCTACGAGCTCGCCTTCCGCAAGGATGTCCCGGCCCGCGCCGTCATCTCGGAATATGTCGCGGTTGCGCGTGCCTTCTACGAGGGCGAGGAAATCGGCATGGTCAACGCGGTCCTCGACAAGCTCGCCCGCGATTTCCGTTCCGACGAGTTCGACGCGCCTGCGGCGTGA
- the ribD gene encoding bifunctional diaminohydroxyphosphoribosylaminopyrimidine deaminase/5-amino-6-(5-phosphoribosylamino)uracil reductase RibD, which produces MAEAHADRAAIDRDFMRHALAFGARGQGTTWPNPCVGALVTQDTADGPVIVARGHTQPGGRPHGEANAFDRAGPNAAAGGTLYVTLEPCSHRTIRAATPCVERTILAGVRRVVAAMADPNPLFQGLGFALLRTAGIEVTTGVLEAQAQAAHRGHVLRVTRGRPMVTFKIARTADGYAGGPGGSRLAVSCPAANGWVHLQRAHHDAIMLGIGSVLADDPLLTVRLPGLAERSPVRVVLDSQLRLPVASQLVRTAAEVPLWVLAAETAPVERERALVAAGVEVMRVSADAQGHLDLAEALTLLGTRGITRVFSEGGPTVAEKLALAGLLDEVVVSTSPNALGQPGVVAVRPALAAALADPDLYRLAETGLIGQDRFEHFVRTG; this is translated from the coding sequence ATGGCTGAGGCCCACGCGGACCGCGCCGCCATCGACCGCGACTTCATGCGCCATGCGCTGGCTTTCGGCGCGCGCGGGCAGGGCACGACCTGGCCGAACCCCTGCGTCGGCGCGCTGGTGACGCAGGACACCGCCGACGGGCCGGTCATCGTCGCCCGCGGCCATACCCAGCCGGGAGGGCGCCCGCACGGCGAGGCCAACGCCTTCGACCGTGCCGGCCCCAATGCCGCAGCCGGCGGCACGCTCTATGTGACGCTCGAACCCTGCTCGCATCGAACCATCCGCGCCGCGACGCCGTGCGTCGAGCGCACGATCCTCGCTGGCGTCCGCCGTGTCGTCGCGGCGATGGCCGATCCCAACCCGCTCTTCCAGGGGCTGGGCTTCGCCCTGCTGCGGACGGCCGGCATCGAGGTGACGACCGGCGTGCTGGAGGCGCAGGCGCAAGCCGCCCATCGCGGCCATGTCCTGCGGGTGACGCGCGGCCGGCCGATGGTGACCTTCAAGATTGCCCGGACGGCGGACGGCTATGCCGGCGGGCCGGGCGGCTCGCGGCTCGCGGTCTCCTGCCCGGCAGCGAATGGCTGGGTCCATCTCCAGCGCGCTCATCACGACGCCATCATGCTCGGCATCGGGTCGGTGTTGGCCGACGATCCGCTTCTGACCGTGCGCCTGCCGGGCCTCGCAGAGCGCTCTCCGGTGCGGGTCGTGCTGGATTCGCAATTGCGGCTGCCGGTGGCCTCGCAACTCGTGCGGACGGCGGCCGAGGTCCCGCTCTGGGTCCTGGCTGCCGAGACGGCGCCGGTCGAACGCGAGAGGGCGCTGGTCGCTGCCGGGGTCGAGGTGATGCGCGTCTCGGCCGACGCGCAGGGGCATCTCGACCTCGCCGAGGCGCTCACCCTGCTGGGCACGCGCGGCATCACCCGCGTTTTCTCGGAAGGCGGGCCGACCGTGGCGGAAAAGCTCGCTCTCGCCGGGTTGCTCGACGAGGTCGTGGTCTCGACCTCTCCGAACGCGCTCGGCCAGCCCGGTGTCGTCGCGGTACGGCCGGCCCTTGCGGCGGCGCTGGCCGACCCCGATCTGTACCGCCTTGCGGAGACCGGCCTGATCGGTCAGGACCGCTTCGAGCATTTCGTGAGGACAGGCTGA